Within Candidatus Goldiibacteriota bacterium, the genomic segment ATTAAACAGTCTGCGGCAGCTGTAAAAAATACACCCGCGCCCGCGCCTGCACCTGTAAGTCAGCAGGTATTAATGCCGGAAGTTAAGGCAAATATTAGCGCTGAAAAGCCGGCAGTTTCGGCTGCAGCGCAGCAGGTTAATATTGAACAGAAATCAGCACCGGCAGTTACCGCACAGCAGGCGCCGGCAGCAGAGGTAAAGGCAAAACCTGAAATCAGGTTAATGCCGGGCGTGACAAAGCAGGAAGTGGAAGCAAAGGTAAAAGAAGATGTTAAGTGGCTTGTGGACAATTCCATGATTAAAGTAAAAAATGAAATTGAAACCGTTAAAGTTGCAAAAAACTTAATGTTTGAAAATATAGCGGATGTATCAAACAAAACAAAAGAAACGCTTGTTATTAAACAGTTAACAGAAAATATTGACAAGTTGCCTTCGGTTTCAGAGAAGACAGTTATTAAGATTGATTTAAAACCGGAAAATCTTGGCAATGTCACAATAAGGCTTGAAAGCGAAGGCAGGACAGTTAAGGCGATGATTCAGGTGGCAAACGCGGAAGTAAAAGAAACGCTTAAAGCGGGCCTTGCGGAACTTAGGACTTCCCTTGAAAATAAAGGTATTGAAGTTGCCAATATGAATATTACTGTTATGAATAACAGTGAAAGCGCGTATGGCAACGGTAATTTCAGGCAGGCTCCGGCGTATGTTAAACCGGAAACCAACATGTTAAAAAATGCCGCGGAAGCGGAAAATAATAAGCCGGTATCCTCTGATAATGGAACCGGTGTTGTAAATCTTTTAGCATAAGAAAGGAGGCGCATACAAATGGCAGTTACCGGTGTAACGAATACAAGCACGACAAATGTGTTCACGGATCAGCTTAACAATCCGAACGCGGAAATGGGAAAACTGGACTTTCTTAACATGCTTATCACAAAGTTAAAGTACCAGGATCCGACCAATCCCGTGAAAGATGAATCTTTTGTCGCGGATATGGCTCAGTTCTCGTCACTGGAACAGATGACAAATCTGAACAGCACGTTTGAGAAATCGATAAGTTCTTTAAACACAAATATCATTTCTCTCATGCTGATGCAGAACACGTCACAGGCAGCATCTTTAATCGGTAAGAACGTGGTTGTAAACACGGACGCAGGACAGATTTCCGGAAATGTAAGTTCAATCAAGTTTGTTGACGGACAGCCCATGCTTGTTGTCAACGGAGTACAGTACCAGTTATCAGATGTATCAGAAATAACGGCGTAAAAAGGAGGTATGTACCATGGTGAATATTAACACACAGTTGCAAAAACTGTCACAGCTGCAGGAAGCTCAGAAGCTTCAGCAGGGTATTTCCAAAGCGCCGGTACAGCCTTCACAGAGTTTTAAGCAGGTTCTTGAAACAAAAGTCGCGGAGCAGGAAGAAGTTAAATTCTCCTCACACGCGGAAAAAAGGCTCCAGTCACGCAACATAGAACTTACGCCTGAAACGATGCAAAGGCTGAAAAACGCTATTGGAAAGGCAAAAGAAAAGGGAGCAAACGAAACGCTTATGGTATTTGAGAACTTCTCCCTGATAGTAAGCGTTAAGAACAACACTGTAATAACCGCTGTTGACAGGGCAGGCATGCAGGAAAATGTGTTTACCAATATAGACAGCGCGGTAATTGCCTAAAAACGCAACAGAAAGACGGCCGGACTTCTTCACTTAGGTGAAGCGGGGGCCGAAAATCGGCGCCGAATGCGCCGGAAAAAAATTTTCGGAGGCGAACTATCATGATGGGATCACTTTTTTCTTCAATCTCAGGCCTTAAGAACCACACATCCTGGATGAACGTAATTGGAAACAACATCTCTAACGTTAACACCGTAGGCTTTAAGATGGGAAGGGTAACATTCAAAGAAGCAATTTCGCAGTCCCTTGGTTCCGCGTCAGGTTCTAACAACAGCGCAAACCTTGGCGGTATCAATCCTAAACAGCAGGGTCTTGGATCCACACTTGGTTCAATTGACACAATCATGACACAGGGTGCTATCCAGACAACAGGAAACGCGACAGACGTTGCAATAGACGGAGCGGGTTTCTTTGTTGTTGAATCAGGCGACGCAACTTTCTATACACGCGCCGGAAACTTCAACTTTGACAATGACGGAAACCTTACAACATCAAGCGGCGGGCTTGTTCAGGGATGGCAGAGAGAGTTTACTTTTGATGCTGCTGCAGTACCTCCGTATACATCTGTTCTTGATACAAACCAGCCTTACACAAGCATTAAAATACCGCAGAATATGGTAATTGGGCCAAGGATGACATCTAACAGTAATGACTATAGCCCGCTTGATAAACAGTTGGGAATCATTATTAAGGGTAATCTTGACTGTAATACTCCGATGAATACAGTCGGTGATCCTGCTGGTGGTTATCCTTTAGCAGGCTATACACCTGATGCGGTTTCAACTGCAACTGTGTATGACTCTCTTGGTACTGCAAGGCAGATAACTTTCTATTGGACACAGACAGCAGATATCACAATAGGTCCTGCAAGTTGGACCTGGACGGCGTATGATACGACTGATCCTACAATGACAATAGCAAACGGAACAGCACCTATTGTTGGCAATTCAGGACCGATAACATTTGATCAGGATGGATCTCTTCTTGACAATGGAGCTGGTGGTTTGCCTACGGAAAATGCTATAATCACTCTTAATCCGACGAATGGTGCTTATGCGCCGCAGGTAATATCAGTAAATATTGGTACAGATAATGGTATGTCAGCAACTGGTGATGGTTTACGTGATGGCGTTACAGGAGATTATGGTTCGGGTACATATGATGTTTCAACCGGCCTTTACATTCCAAAGCAGACAATTTACACATCGTTTGTTGATGGATACAGCGAAGGAACACTTACAGGCGTTTCAATTGACCAGACAGGCGGTATCAACTGCAGCTTCTCTAACAACCAGATTATCACAATGGCACAGCTTGCGGTTGCTAACTTTGCAAACCCTGCCGGCCTTGAAAAGGCTGCAGGAACAATGTTTATGCAGTCAGCCAACAGCGGACTTGCACAGGTTTCAACAGCAGGTAACGCAGGGCTTGGAACAACAACAGGCGCAGCGCTGGAAGCTTCCAACGTTGACCTGTCAGTTGAACTGACAAACATGATTATCGCTCAGAGGGGCTTTGAATCAAACGCAAGGATAGTAACAACATCCTCTGACATGCTTGACACACTGGTACAGCTTGGAAGGTAATAGGAAATAAAAGCGGATAAGTAACCGCTGAAATAAAAAAAAGGCGGGGCCAAAAAGCCCCGCCTTTTTTATTTTTATATAAAGACGTGAAAATCGTATCTTAGGTTTTAATGCTTAAGTTCTTGTTGTGGTAGACGCGGGTCTTTAATACCGAATCTATAACAAAAATCAGTTGGGATTATCCGCGGTAGTTGATTTTGATCTGGGTTTGGTAGGCGCACCTTTTAAGGTGCGGTAGTTGAATTTAAAATATAATAAAAATGCGCGGGCTGAAGACCCGCATCTGCCAAAGCGAAAAGGAAAAACTAACCATAAAATAGTTGCTTGCAGTTTTTTTCTAGTAAAATCCTGATATAATATTTCCTGTGAAAAAGTACTTTCAAAATATTATATTTGACATATTTGCGTAAATGTGGATAATGGCAAATGTTTTAAATGTTTCGCGGGGAAACACGGGGAAACATAATATACACAATGTGGGAGGGAATAATGTTTAATGTCAGATATAACCGTTTTCTATCTTCTATAATAATAGCTTTAATAATAGCGGGGCTTGGCGCCATTGTATATGCTATAACTGCGGGGGCTGTTGTATCGGATACAATCCGTGTAAGCCCTGTACTTTATGAACCTTCGTCTTCCGCAAAACTTCTGGATAAAAACACCCTTTCTATATATAACCCTTCGGCAGAATCTTCATCGCTGATTATATTTGATAAAGAAATAAAACTTAAGCATATAAAAGTTTACGGCAAAGCCTCACACAAAATTACTTTATCCTATTTAAAGTCAGAAGACACATGGGTAAAGGTAAATAACCTGGAAAATATTAATTTAAGCAATGCTTCAGATTCGTGGAATGTATATGACGTAAACGGGGATGTATCCGCAAAGTCATTCAAACTGGAAACGGAACCTGTTGCCGGAACATCTGCCGGGATTGCGGAAATTGAATTCTGGGCGCAGGGAACCCGCGCGAACATTAAAAACGGCACGTCATTATTTTATCTTGCGGACACAGAAAACGCGCCCA encodes:
- a CDS encoding flagellar protein, with the protein product MVNINTQLQKLSQLQEAQKLQQGISKAPVQPSQSFKQVLETKVAEQEEVKFSSHAEKRLQSRNIELTPETMQRLKNAIGKAKEKGANETLMVFENFSLIVSVKNNTVITAVDRAGMQENVFTNIDSAVIA
- a CDS encoding flagellar hook protein FlgE produces the protein MMGSLFSSISGLKNHTSWMNVIGNNISNVNTVGFKMGRVTFKEAISQSLGSASGSNNSANLGGINPKQQGLGSTLGSIDTIMTQGAIQTTGNATDVAIDGAGFFVVESGDATFYTRAGNFNFDNDGNLTTSSGGLVQGWQREFTFDAAAVPPYTSVLDTNQPYTSIKIPQNMVIGPRMTSNSNDYSPLDKQLGIIIKGNLDCNTPMNTVGDPAGGYPLAGYTPDAVSTATVYDSLGTARQITFYWTQTADITIGPASWTWTAYDTTDPTMTIANGTAPIVGNSGPITFDQDGSLLDNGAGGLPTENAIITLNPTNGAYAPQVISVNIGTDNGMSATGDGLRDGVTGDYGSGTYDVSTGLYIPKQTIYTSFVDGYSEGTLTGVSIDQTGGINCSFSNNQIITMAQLAVANFANPAGLEKAAGTMFMQSANSGLAQVSTAGNAGLGTTTGAALEASNVDLSVELTNMIIAQRGFESNARIVTTSSDMLDTLVQLGR